In Esox lucius isolate fEsoLuc1 chromosome 3, fEsoLuc1.pri, whole genome shotgun sequence, the sequence atGTACACTGTTACGCAATGGCCAACGGTGTAGCTGTGGCTTGCCTGTAGATAAGTCTATTTTTGGGGCTCACCCCTTTGGACTTGAGATGGGGACTTGGACTAGGCCAGAGGACCACTCGTCTGTCTGCAGTCTTTCTAACTGCAGTGAAGGAGGTTCAACTGCTGTTGTGCTGTATTTATGTTGGGAGCATAGTTTCTgtgtgaaaacaaaatatacaaattctATTAAATCATTCTTTTATTTACTGGCGGCTTTGTGTGAACATCTTTTAAAACGTcagtttttaaaaatgaatttggaagaaaatggaaaatctGAGTTTCTGACTCACTCATCTGCAATATGTTGTATCACGAACTCCTGATATGCCTAATTTCAATTATACACTGTTTGccaatgcaattagaacagTGATAATGTTGTGTTATATGGTATACGGTTTTGTGTACCACAGCTTTAAGCCAATCACCAATCAGAGTCGGAGAAGCAAATGGCTGCTCTCTCAGAGCTAAGCACAACTCTtcatacatatataaaacatacGAGGGCTAGGGTGCAAAGGCCCAATGTCCAAGTGCAGGCTTTCCATAAACATTATGTTCAATATGATGGCAGCAGAATCAATGAAATCCTGATTTATTTCAGAATGTGTCACAAGCACTGTAGCCTTGAAGTTCAGTCACATTTCTTTTAATCCCAGAACACTTGGTACTGTTTTGAAATTGATAAAAACATTCACGGAAATGCTACATACGTCAGATCAATTGCAAATTACTATTTAATATATGGCACACTTCAAAAACATGATTATAGTGAACCTTGGTGCGTATTCTCTAGCCCATTTTAAAGTTCAGGCTGTGGCAAGCAGTTCCTGTGACAGGTACTGAACCTGGGTGTACTGTTGTGCAGTGATTATGTACCGGGTAAACCTATTAAACTTCTGCCAAAGCCTTTTCTTAAGCTTTCTGAGAAGCGTCTGAtagtaaataacattttgtgcAAGTGATGATTTTCAAAGGTAGGTTTACATTGGGAAAGATTGATCAGGAGTCACAGTTTGTATTGTGGGAATAAAATAACCACATATGTGATAGGATTTAACAGTTATAACTATATTCAGTTAAACACCAACTTTGTCACATATATATACTGTACGGTGgctctcaaatgtattcaccccTTGAACTTTGTGTTGCAACATCAAATCAAAAtctatttcatttgttttctgcccattctttgcaaaattCCTCGAGCTCCAGTGAACAGTTTAACtgtccacatattctcaattcaATTGAGTTTAAGGCTTTGACTAGACAACTCCAGGACATTAACAGCCAGTTTTCACACAGACTAAAAAATCAagttaaataaaagaaaactaaGTTCAGGCTtgttgttttagtcctagactaggtgTAATCTGTCTTCGAAAACCCTccctaaacatttgtttttaagccCCTCCTGTGTGTTTGAGGTCATCATTCTGCTGGAAGATGAATCTTTTCCCAGGTCTCCtgcagacttcagcaggttttcttccaggatttctgtCCTTTTCCacatgctgccaccaccatgcttcacggtaaGTATGgtggatggtgttctcaggatgaggTGCAGTGTTAGGCCTCATCATAGCGCCTGgcattgaggccaaaaagctcaattttggtctcagcGGACTATAGAATGTTCTTCCAtttggtctgtctgtcactctacAAAGGCCTGTTCTGTGAAGCAGCCGTTCTGCTGTGACAGtgtgcacagtgtctcccagctcagccatggaagaATGACTCCTTGAGAGTTGatcttgatttcatgttgtagcacaatgaaatgtggaAAAGGATGAATACTTTCAAGAGCCATTGTAGGTACAATGTTAAGATTGTCACAAATCCTGTGAGCTGTGGtggctatttaaaaaaagtgtttttttatatgtataaCAGGCACAATAACCAGCCACAGAGGAAGACTGAGGTACCCAGCGAATAATATGATTTTGGccagacattttaaataagaGATACTTATGTCACTTTTTAACCCAGGTCTGAATAAGGAAAACTGCAATCACTTCTCAAACTGAGAAGATATAGACAAATGGCTACTAAAGCTAGGCCTCCTTTTAATGCCATTGAGAGAAAATTCTAATTACAGGGATCCAAATGTATTAATACCCTTGTCAAATGAGCAATATGATATGCAAAATGATGTATACTAACACACATACTGAAGAGATTTTAACAAGACATTTTAGTTGGAAAACTCAGGAAGAGATCTTAGGGGGAAAAAGTGTTTGAGGGTGATGTCATTGAGGACCTTGGTTGTGGTGGTTCTGCAGTACCTTTATGGAAACCAGACTAGAAGAACTTTGCAACCAAACCAATAAAACAACAGCCACTGTAATTGTATTTACTTCTGTGATTATCCAACTAGGCAGTTTTCCCTCCTGGATCCATCCGTTGGCTACATACTAAAGTTCTTCCTAAACTTATTATGAATAATGTAGTACTTTATGGGCCTGTtttacagacacagattaagcctagtttaggactaatctgtgtctgtctgtgaaagTGGCCCTATAAACCTATTTAAGAAGTGGCTCCTGATCAAGTGAccgtttattttatttatgggCTCAAATCTTTGAGCTGCAAAGTGGAAGTATCTCACAGGAACTTTTCAAAAGCTAGATTTGTTCAACTGCATAATCAAATGCCAAAAAGAAAAATTAGCAATATCACTTAGCAGAGTTAAACGgatgaaacacattttaccactgcaactgtaaaataaaagtgtttacACATTTACACTACCACACAACTAGCAACGGCGTTTATTGACACGACCTAGAAAGATAAAcctttagctagctaggtagttTTATGTGCAGGAATTGGTTGGATGTGTATCCAAACAACAGGTGCGCGGTGCTGTGGTAAAGCTCAGTCATCCCTAAACCGCTGACTGTTGAAATCCTCAGGAGGAGGTCATCATCCTAAGAAATGGGGAGACAGACGTTAAGGGTTTCTCCCCTCCTGTTTAAGCTTTGgccacaaatacaaatattggaCAGGTCAGCAAAACTGTTTGAACAGGATATAAAAGTGAAGCCCAAAGGCCATTTCTTTCCAATTCTGACTTCGTGgtgactttttttttgtttttacatacacTGAATTGTTTATTTGGTTATTTAGTTTGGAGCTAAATGTCATTGCTAATTTCTTCTGTTTGGCCAATTTAAAAATGCAGTTAAACTGGTAAATGTTATATGAGAAACATAGTCCCAGTACCCACAAGATACTTCAATATTTTCCAgattcacagacacagagaataACAAGTAAAAGATGCGGTGACGGAGTAGATactccctgtttttttttttttaactggtcTTGGAAGTATTTCCTTAAAACTGTTTATACAAATGTTCTTAATGAAAGCAGACTGAATCCATTAGTGGTGCATTAAAAAGCATTGGAAAGAGAGTGGGGGGGAGGGGCATGATGATTACAACCTAATTTGCAACCATTGTAATCATTTTGAATGCACCACCAATGGATGCAGTCCTATATTCTCCCCAAAAGCAAGACAGATAATCCTGAAATGGTACCAAATAAACCGCTAACccatttttaaaacagtttgaaAGAAACATTAACTCCTAGCGTCAAAAAATGTGTACTACCCTTCAAACTTacaatatttatatacaaacaGTACAGttaagaatttaaaaaaatgctccAAGTACATTGTTACAGAAAACACATCAATAAATAAGACTTGTAGTCTGGGACCAAAAGTCTGAGCAGTACAAAATACTGCAAACATAATGAAGTTATGCAAAATATGTACGTAATATATTACCATAACATCTGCAGTAAAAAGCAATTGcaaaacatcaacatttcaaaagttcACAGTAATTACTCCCAAGTAAAATTTGTCAATCGTGACAAAATGCAGCAGATAAAGTCTGACAAACAAGTCTAAAGCAATAGCCACTACATCTCACTGTACAATTAATTTTAAGTTACATTACACAATACCACATTCTTAAAATTGTTTGCCAATTTTGTTGGGACTGGCAAAGCTCCCATACAACGCTACTGCTCCCTAAATAGGCTGCACACAGTCCGCTTTtgtcattcaatatttttggTAATAAAGCAGCTACATCCTCACTAATTGCATGAGTTCCAGTCTCCTTTGCTTGCCAACAAGTGAAATGTCAGCTAGAGACTAATATTCAGGCAATATTTTGTGTAAATAACAGAAGTCCAGAGTGATTTTGAGTACTGGTACTCAGACTACCTCACTTAAAATCACCCTGGCTCTAGTCTGATTTTAGCAAGTCAGTCAACATTCTCCCATAAATCTCCCATACTAATTCCTATTAAAGGAGGGAAtttaattttgttaaaaaaaataacattgggGGGTTGTCAAGTTACTAAAACAACAAAGTGTTGTTCTTTTTGCTGCATATTATAATGAAAATAACCAGAAGACCAGAAACAGTTCCTTTACCGCATTTTGTTGAGATCCTTCTTGGGCAAATAGTCCCGACAACCTGTGCTCAAGCATTCATCGTGGTGAGTTACATATGGACAATTATTACTACAATAATACTCATTAAGCAAATTCTCcctattaaaataatacatttcccaaaacacacaataatTCACCTAAATGTTGAAACCTGTACCATATTACGAAACCATGATAAGACAGGAAGGTCTGGGAAAAAATGACAAGTCAAATATCAGTACGATGGCAGATACAAATGTGGTTTCCTCTGATTTTGAATAGCAGACTGTCATCTGCTGGAGATTAAAATAGGTCCGGCCGCAGCAATTCTTTTAACAGCTCTATGAAATTGcatcccaaaatgtatttattaatttattaatgtcTCTTGAACATTGCCATTATAAACCTTGGTATGTTATTACTATTGGCTAAACCAGACCTAAACCAGACTTAAATGCCAACTTGGGGCATATAAATCTGTCAAACTAATTTACACAAAGCCTAGTTTATTGGAAATGTTGATAAATTAGTCACACTGGCCTGATACTGACCAAGTATCCTGATTTCGGATAATGATGACTATTCTGGCCAGTATTTATATGTAATTTAGacatgataatttttttgggaCTCGACAAGAAACTGCACCGAAGATCttattgatattttgtttttaaccactgACATGTTATCATGGTTCATTGATCAGTTATACCATTTAAAGAGGCTATTGTTTGCATTTTTGCCCAAAGTCTGCCTCTCAGGAAAATCTAAAAGTTTCAACTGTGGCACCTGATATACAGAaatatacagaattataactctttcctggtaaaaaaaaaaaaaaaagacatttgggAAGTTCTTTTACCCACTCAAATCCATTTAACAAATCTAAATGTCTTTGGGAATTTGGGGAAGGCGGGTGTCACGCTGGCTGAAGTGGTATACAGCCGATCCCCACCCCGCCCTCGTGACAAACCATCGGTGCCATGAATCTCCAGTGGTCGGTCTCCGGGTCATACATCTCCACAGAGCTCAGGTTGGACTGTCCGTCGTAGCCACCTACGGCATAAAGCCTGCCACAGTTCGCCACCAACGAGACTCGGCTGCGCCGTGTGTTCATGGCAACCAGGCGGCTCCACTGGTCTGCCACTGAACTGTACACCTCGGCCCCACTGAGGAACCCGGAGCCGTCGTAACCTCCCGCCACGTAGAGCTGGCTGCCGAGGGCCGCAGCGCTGTGGCGACAGCGCTTGTTCATCATGCCAGCGACGGGGTGCCAAAGACCTGTGTGCTGGTTGTAGTACTCCACCTAGAGGATAGGAGGCGTCATTACAGTCATTAACTGTcagtttctaaaaaaaaaaatgttttactggtgAAAAACAGACTAGTATAAATTCTACTAGAACACAAAAATTTAAGCCATTAACAACATAAAATTAACGTAATAAAAGCAGTTCTGGGCAATGCCAACTTTGACCTATAAAAAGTGTAGAATGCCAAAAACATCGCTCATGTTTCGAACCACTTATGTACAACTGTAATATTCTTCTTGTCCATCTGCAGTAGGTTGTACTGGTCATCATCCGATGCTCTACAATGTTCCGGGTTTAATGAAAAATGGTACCCTTACCGTATTGAAGATCTGTAAACCGTCATGACCGCCAGACACAAAAATCCGTCCATCAAAAACTGTGACCCCAGCTGCACTGCGACTAGCACTCATCTCTGTCACTACTGTCCACCTGCATAAGAGTAGAATGAAAACCAGACACTAATGAATGCTGATAGATGGACAATACGTATTTCGTACAATTgaggaaaaaataataatattataccAGACACTTTAAAgacaacaaaatgcaatgtCTTGGATGCATTTGAAAACTTTTCACATCCTCGATAGATCGGTTGAGTGTAATTAAGTAACAAGGTTTCTCTGTACCTGGTGGATGAAAACATTTACCAGACACTTTTGTTtactgaatacttatgtacagaTTTCTACAAACCAATTTTTGCTTTGGTCATtatgcagtattttgtaaagACTGTcggcaaaaaatgtattatgaattaagtctataacacaacaaaatgtggagtaagtgaaggggtctgaatactctcTGACAGTGtggtatatacacacacacacatacagagtaGTGTATCTCTATTTTTGTGGGGACAAGAAAACTAAAGAAATTCCCTAACCTGAATAACTTATTATATAACGTttgaccttaaacctaacctaagGAATTTACTTAGTCCTCACCGGGACCAACAAAATGTCCTAATAAGGGCattttctatccttgtgaggAATTCCCGTCCTACTTTGATCTAATGGTGTATCCAGGACCAGGTGGCTTTGAAATTCAGCGGGTCAAAGTGAAGTCATCAATGATAACAGAGGAAATGTGCAGAACCTGTTGGCTTCCGGAGAGTAGCACTCGACGGAGTTAAGGGAGGATTTGCCATCATAGCCTCCACAGACATAGATGTGGCCGTCGACCACCACAGTCCCCATCGCGCTGCATTCGGACAGATGAACAGGGGAGAATGGGAATGAatgatgaggggaaaaaatgtgGGGTGGCACACCAATCAACTAGATCAGAAAGCAACCGACCAATGATGCATAAAAACCCTGAATATACAGTGTGTATTTTCCTTTCCTCAGGGTCTATTTGATTCCTGTAAAATGGCATTCAAGCACACCAAGTCAAGTTGTAGgttacaaaatgtatatgtgGACAATCCTCCTTTAAGCATTTTAGAATGTCTCCCTCAGAGAAACACAACAGAGCCTATGGGGAGCTTATGCCACAATCTGTACCTCTACAAGTAATTGTCTCCACACAGTGTTAACAAGgaatgtgaatatatatatataaccactTTTTGACCAGAAACACTTACAGCCATACTCAAAATGGACCCAGTTAGCATACCCCAACAGACCATGTCACATCCATTTCAACATCACTGAAAGATAAACCTGTTGAGTTTCATATGATTTGAAAGTGTTGTCAATCTTTAAGTttgttaaaagttttgttttggatgaattataatatatatatatataacagagGTCATGCTCTTCTCTTAATTCCTTATTCCCTAGTATCAAATAGCTAATACGAACACTTAAAGTATTTACATTAAAGGGGTTTTATAATTAATACAGCAAAACACTACTGTCCAAAGAACTTAAGGACATTCTTACCTCCGTTGACTGTTCATGCTAGCAACACGTGTCCACGTATCCGTTACTGGGTTATAGACCTCCACTGTGCTTAGCCTTGATTGTCCATCATATCCACCGATGGCGTAAAGTAACCCGTTGACAACTGCAACTCCTACTCGACTTCGGGCTGTACTCATTGGCTGACAGCGTTCCCAGAAATTTCCAATTGGGTCAAATACTTCAACTACATTCAGCGAGTCACCTagattgaaagaaaataaatgtctaacattttaaataaaaccgCGAAATGTAGCGTTGTAACAATTCACTTGTGGTTTTGGTTTTTACCTACATTTTCGGCCACAGGTTTGGTGCTAATATGTGGGTTGTTGTGTGGACCAATATAACAATTAAATTACACACATTTCACGACTCCTGGGCTAATTAATTCCAATgattgtgaaaaacaaaatttcCGTATGCTTTTATTGCCAACAGAACCGTTTTTTTTCCTCCACTCCGATTATACTATAGAATACTTGAATATGTCCTGTTACCCACTCTGTCTCAACTGTTTCTCTGAACAGGGATTCGATCTTTAAATTACAATAAGGTAATTATGAGTAATTTACCTCAACCACATTACTAGTTAAAATAAGTGCACAAATGATGGCCTTCGTTTTACACTTGTTTAGTATTCAATATCACAATAAATGAGACACAATAAATACCTGCACTATTCAGCCCACCGACCGCATATATCAGCCCTGTGATTGACGTACAGCATCTCTGTCGAGTCTTATAAGCGGGCAGGTGAGGACGACGATGCGGCATGAGGTGAAAATCCTTTGCTTCGTCAACGAGATCCCTGTAGGAAGACACCCAAAAAGACTGGCCATGTATGACAGCAGTTTTATAAGAGAATCActtgaaataatttttaaaaagcaGGTACTGATAAAACATGGCACACTTTCTTTATAGACTCTGGATGCTGTGCTAATAATATACTTTATGCTTAATTAACAAATTAAGATAATCATATACAGTGAAGTTTATTAGCAAAAAGTTTTGTTGTTTCAGCTATGTACTCCACTacattggattttaaatgaaacagtgACTGAGGTTAAGACTGTCAGTTCTAATTTAAGGATAATCACATCCATAAACCATGAAAGGTGTAGGAAGT encodes:
- the klhl18 gene encoding kelch-like protein 18 isoform X2, which produces MTMGDMIYEELEDLMHFSVHDLPGRGYAVMEEIRRQGKLCDVTLKVGDHKFSAHRIVLAASIPYFHAMFMNDMVECKQDEIVMQGMDPSALEALINFAYNGHVAIDQQNVQSLLIGASFLQLQNVKDACCSFLQERLHPKNCLGVRQFAETMMCTTLYDAANSFVHQHFVEVSLSEEFLGLRAEELLELVGCDELNIKAEEQVFEAVLAWVRHEREEREPRLPELLSKTRLPLCRPQFLADCVQQDELVRCCHKCRDLVDEAKDFHLMPHRRPHLPAYKTRQRCCTSITGLIYAVGGLNSAGDSLNVVEVFDPIGNFWERCQPMSTARSRVGVAVVNGLLYAIGGYDGQSRLSTVEVYNPVTDTWTRVASMNSQRSAMGTVVVDGHIYVCGGYDGKSSLNSVECYSPEANRWTVVTEMSASRSAAGVTVFDGRIFVSGGHDGLQIFNTVEYYNQHTGLWHPVAGMMNKRCRHSAAALGSQLYVAGGYDGSGFLSGAEVYSSVADQWSRLVAMNTRRSRVSLVANCGRLYAVGGYDGQSNLSSVEMYDPETDHWRFMAPMVCHEGGVGIGCIPLQPA
- the klhl18 gene encoding kelch-like protein 18 isoform X1; this encodes MTMGDMIYEELEDLMHFSVHDLPGRGYAVMEEIRRQGKLCDVTLKVGDHKFSAHRIVLAASIPYFHAMFMNDMVECKQDEIVMQGMDPSALEALINFAYNGHVAIDQQNVQSLLIGASFLQLQNVKDACCSFLQERCVLTRYILHPKNCLGVRQFAETMMCTTLYDAANSFVHQHFVEVSLSEEFLGLRAEELLELVGCDELNIKAEEQVFEAVLAWVRHEREEREPRLPELLSKTRLPLCRPQFLADCVQQDELVRCCHKCRDLVDEAKDFHLMPHRRPHLPAYKTRQRCCTSITGLIYAVGGLNSAGDSLNVVEVFDPIGNFWERCQPMSTARSRVGVAVVNGLLYAIGGYDGQSRLSTVEVYNPVTDTWTRVASMNSQRSAMGTVVVDGHIYVCGGYDGKSSLNSVECYSPEANRWTVVTEMSASRSAAGVTVFDGRIFVSGGHDGLQIFNTVEYYNQHTGLWHPVAGMMNKRCRHSAAALGSQLYVAGGYDGSGFLSGAEVYSSVADQWSRLVAMNTRRSRVSLVANCGRLYAVGGYDGQSNLSSVEMYDPETDHWRFMAPMVCHEGGVGIGCIPLQPA